The following proteins are encoded in a genomic region of Dietzia sp. ANT_WB102:
- a CDS encoding tyrosine-type recombinase/integrase, with product MPITHLDEYELWQAARRLAHNTISERRRVLTQFFRETSVQPAHADPLIITRWIAEHDTWADSTIANYVGYLNAWFKWLQAHDHRADNPMVKVGTPKAPTRLPRPLSGRDVQKLLSAPTRMSTHAMILLAALQGLRVHEIAKIRTEDIDLDRQTLRVKGKGKKPAELPLHPIVGEWSRRMPDRGWWFPSRHYPSEHVQAKSVSRTISDQMRRTGVTGTPHQLRHFFATQLLADGADIYTVRDLLRHQNVATTAIYAQLPDEVRRDAIDRLDPWQSVPRLHGAA from the coding sequence ATGCCCATCACACACCTTGACGAATACGAGTTGTGGCAAGCCGCAAGACGATTGGCACACAACACCATCAGCGAACGGCGCCGCGTACTCACGCAGTTCTTCCGCGAAACAAGCGTCCAGCCCGCGCACGCTGACCCGCTCATCATCACCCGCTGGATAGCAGAACACGACACCTGGGCCGACTCCACAATCGCCAACTACGTCGGATACCTCAACGCCTGGTTCAAGTGGTTACAGGCACACGATCACCGGGCCGACAACCCGATGGTGAAAGTGGGAACACCCAAAGCCCCGACACGGCTCCCGCGCCCCCTCTCCGGCAGGGACGTACAGAAACTCTTGTCAGCCCCCACCCGCATGTCCACCCACGCCATGATCCTGCTCGCCGCACTACAGGGGTTGCGGGTCCATGAGATCGCCAAAATCCGCACCGAGGACATCGACCTGGACCGCCAAACCCTACGAGTCAAAGGCAAAGGCAAGAAGCCGGCAGAACTACCGCTGCATCCGATTGTGGGGGAGTGGTCGCGGCGGATGCCTGACCGGGGCTGGTGGTTCCCGTCCCGCCACTACCCGTCCGAACACGTCCAAGCCAAGTCGGTGTCTCGCACCATCTCGGATCAGATGCGCCGTACCGGGGTGACAGGTACCCCGCACCAGTTGCGTCACTTCTTCGCCACGCAACTCCTCGCGGATGGCGCCGACATCTACACAGTCAGAGACTTGCTGCGGCATCAGAATGTTGCGACGACCGCTATTTATGCGCAGTTACCCGATGAGGTGCGTCGTGACGCTATTGACCGCCTCGACCCGTGGCAATCCGTCCCGCGGCTACACGGCGCCGCGTAA
- the dusB gene encoding tRNA dihydrouridine synthase DusB, whose protein sequence is MSAPTAAAAPALRIGPLELASPVVLAPMAGVTNVAFRTLCREIEREQQGSVSGLYVCEMVTARALVERQPATLHMATFAPDESPRSLQLYTVDAEYTYAAAKMIVDEDLADHIDINFGCPVPKVTRRGGGSAIPYKRRLFRSIVAAAVRATEGTDIPVTVKMRVGIDDAHHTHLDAGRIAVEEGARAVALHARTAAQRYSGKADWSEISRLVDHIGAISDVPVLGNGDIFSAEDAVRMREQTGCAGVVIGRGCLGRPWLFSELAARLDGREAPTPPTLGEVTRVMYRHGELLTQHHGEDKGMRDIRKHVAWYLRGFPAGSQKRVGLSAVRTLDDLAAMLADLPADEPFPADGHGPRGRQGSPSKVLLPEGWLDDPEDDATALEGADAENSGG, encoded by the coding sequence ATGTCCGCACCCACCGCCGCCGCGGCCCCCGCGCTACGCATCGGCCCCCTGGAGCTCGCGTCCCCCGTCGTCCTGGCGCCGATGGCCGGGGTCACCAACGTCGCGTTCCGCACACTGTGCCGTGAGATCGAGCGGGAGCAGCAGGGATCGGTGTCGGGCCTCTACGTTTGCGAGATGGTCACCGCCCGGGCACTGGTGGAACGCCAGCCCGCGACGTTGCACATGGCCACCTTCGCGCCGGACGAGTCACCGCGCAGCCTGCAGCTGTACACGGTCGACGCCGAGTACACGTACGCGGCGGCCAAGATGATCGTCGACGAGGACCTCGCCGACCACATCGACATCAACTTCGGATGCCCTGTCCCCAAGGTCACCAGGCGCGGCGGCGGGTCCGCGATCCCGTACAAGCGCCGACTGTTCCGTTCGATCGTCGCGGCGGCGGTCCGCGCCACCGAGGGCACGGACATCCCGGTGACCGTGAAGATGCGCGTGGGCATCGACGACGCCCACCACACCCATCTCGATGCAGGCCGTATCGCCGTCGAGGAGGGGGCCCGTGCCGTCGCGCTACACGCCCGGACCGCGGCTCAGCGGTACTCGGGCAAGGCCGACTGGTCAGAGATCTCCCGCCTGGTGGACCACATTGGGGCGATCTCAGATGTCCCCGTCCTCGGCAACGGCGACATCTTCTCCGCCGAGGACGCCGTGCGGATGCGCGAGCAGACCGGCTGCGCGGGAGTGGTGATCGGCCGCGGCTGCCTGGGGCGGCCGTGGCTGTTCTCCGAACTCGCCGCAAGGCTCGACGGTCGCGAGGCCCCCACCCCGCCCACTCTGGGTGAGGTTACGCGCGTCATGTACCGCCACGGCGAACTGCTGACACAGCACCACGGCGAGGACAAAGGGATGCGCGACATCCGAAAGCACGTCGCCTGGTATCTCCGTGGATTCCCGGCCGGGTCCCAGAAGCGGGTCGGACTGTCCGCCGTCCGCACCCTGGATGACCTCGCCGCGATGCTCGCCGACCTCCCCGCGGACGAGCCCTTCCCGGCGGACGGCCACGGCCCCCGTGGCCGTCAGGGGTCCCCCTCCAAGGTGTTACTGCCCGAGGGTTGGCTCGACGACCCGGAAGACGACGCGACCGCGCTCGAGGGCGCGGACGCCGAGAACTCCGGCGGCTGA
- a CDS encoding tyrosine-type recombinase/integrase: MQQDTAARPVGAPVPPTFDTLDLMVDGFLARFTSPATRSAYAGDLALWRSWCASGGLDPLTVQRAHLELFARWLETERGNSAATVHRRLVSLRSFYRVLAADGMILSSPAESVRLPKVVRDRTKYTHLTRGELSSMLRAADEASPTDGALLALMGVLGLRVSEACSLEVDCADRFERGHRMLTVTGKGGGTTGIPVPVQVGRRLDRARGDRQCGPLLVRRDGTRMTRRSAARVVARIAAAAGVDKSVSPHDLRAAAITCALDSGIPLRDVQTMARHADPRTTEIYDRSRGDIDRHGAYILASYLAA; the protein is encoded by the coding sequence GTGCAGCAGGATACCGCTGCGCGCCCCGTCGGCGCGCCCGTTCCCCCCACCTTCGACACCCTCGATCTCATGGTCGACGGGTTCCTCGCCCGCTTCACCTCCCCCGCCACCCGCAGCGCCTACGCTGGCGATCTCGCCCTGTGGCGCTCGTGGTGCGCCTCCGGCGGGCTGGACCCACTGACCGTGCAGCGCGCCCACCTCGAACTGTTCGCCCGCTGGCTCGAGACAGAACGCGGCAACAGTGCCGCCACCGTGCATCGCAGGCTTGTCAGTTTGCGGTCCTTCTACCGTGTCCTTGCCGCCGACGGGATGATCCTGTCCTCGCCCGCGGAGAGTGTCCGACTGCCCAAGGTGGTCCGGGACCGCACCAAGTACACCCACCTGACCCGCGGGGAACTGTCGTCCATGCTGCGCGCTGCCGATGAGGCCTCCCCCACCGATGGGGCGCTGCTGGCGTTGATGGGGGTCCTCGGCTTGCGGGTGTCGGAGGCGTGTTCGCTCGAGGTGGATTGTGCGGACCGGTTCGAGCGCGGGCATCGGATGCTCACCGTCACCGGTAAGGGGGGCGGCACCACCGGCATCCCGGTTCCCGTGCAGGTGGGTCGGCGGTTGGATCGGGCCCGCGGGGACCGGCAGTGCGGGCCGCTGTTGGTGCGCCGGGACGGGACGCGGATGACGCGCCGGTCGGCGGCCCGTGTCGTGGCCCGGATCGCTGCCGCTGCCGGTGTCGACAAGTCGGTGTCGCCGCATGACCTTCGGGCCGCGGCGATCACGTGCGCGTTGGACTCGGGGATCCCGTTGCGGGATGTGCAGACGATGGCCCGCCATGCCGATCCGCGTACGACCGAGATCTACGACCGTTCCCGCGGCGACATTGATCGCCACGGTGCCTACATTCTCGCCAGTTACCTCGCTGCCTAA
- the phoU gene encoding phosphate signaling complex protein PhoU, whose amino-acid sequence MRLVYSEELADLATSMARMCSLATDDMELATHALLQVDLVAAEKVLESSTEMSRLATANEERGFALLALQAPVARDLRQVVTSIQLVQDLVRMGALAGHVAKIVRRRHPEPVLPEPVNGYLAEMGRVAVSLGRSATEVLLNRDAEQAATLAQQDDAVDELRRHLFTLLTVREWKWGVACAVDVTLLGRYYERFADHAVEVAQRVIFLATGEYATVPEDDPEKTSPSSEELVRRFNETDRTFTERIARHKTANGDDPAD is encoded by the coding sequence ATGCGTCTCGTCTACTCCGAAGAACTCGCGGACCTGGCCACATCGATGGCCCGGATGTGCTCCCTCGCGACCGACGACATGGAGCTCGCGACCCACGCCCTGCTCCAGGTCGACCTCGTCGCTGCGGAGAAGGTCCTGGAGTCTTCGACGGAGATGTCCCGGCTCGCGACCGCGAATGAAGAACGGGGCTTCGCGCTCCTCGCCCTTCAAGCTCCCGTCGCGCGTGATCTCCGGCAAGTTGTCACCTCGATCCAACTCGTGCAGGACCTCGTCCGTATGGGAGCCCTCGCCGGCCATGTCGCCAAAATCGTCCGCCGGCGCCATCCCGAGCCGGTCCTGCCCGAACCGGTCAACGGCTACCTCGCGGAAATGGGCCGGGTAGCGGTCTCGCTCGGCCGCTCCGCCACGGAGGTCCTCCTCAACCGCGACGCCGAGCAGGCGGCCACGCTGGCACAACAGGATGACGCCGTCGACGAACTGAGGCGTCACCTCTTCACCCTGCTCACTGTCCGGGAATGGAAGTGGGGGGTCGCCTGTGCGGTCGACGTCACTCTTCTGGGCCGCTACTACGAGCGGTTCGCCGACCACGCCGTGGAGGTCGCCCAGCGCGTGATCTTCCTGGCCACCGGCGAGTACGCCACCGTCCCCGAGGACGACCCCGAGAAGACCTCCCCCTCGAGCGAGGAATTGGTGCGTCGGTTCAATGAAACGGACCGGACATTTACAGAGCGCATCGCACGGCACAAGACCGCCAATGGAGACGACCCCGCCGACTAG
- a CDS encoding phage tail tape measure protein, which produces MADSSSVWVPVLPSFKDFSKGMEKGTKGAGKAAGDQIAKELEAAVSKSETAVSRAAQAAEKAQNRVADATGKVRVAQEQFNKAIESGDPVKVARAEEALATARRRQGEATTDAEAKSKALAGAQKNLASSQEAVTKNAQEQAREVKASALSAEQAEQASKDLDTANKALAASMVAIVAGAAVVGKGLYDLGSQFDEMFDTIRVGTGASGDAFAGLQESALKVAQTVPAMDGGLSQIGSTMADLNTRLGATGGDLETLTGQFVQLTNMGIDADINSVSQALSGFGISASEAPAAMDELFQISQATGLSITELADSAVKGGPQLRQFGFDMADSAALIGSLDKAGLDADKTIAGMSRAMVAFAKDGREPKKALWETVVEIENFTNAGNDVAALDLAGKMFGTRGAGQFVDAVKSGQLAVDDFVSATGASSDTILGVAEETADFAEQWQLFKQMLAVELAPVAQRVFGAISEAMTWFKDNAVPALRDMADWVGRNKDVLSALAIVVGSMAAGLVIARTGLMAFTAAQRIWNVVTLLSTQGMKGLNMAMKANMFGLITGAIVGLVAGLTWFFTSTETGRAIWESFTGALLTGWEWVKNAFATAWAFIKPVFDGLWGAAQTVGAFLVNGFLLYIRTHWLIVSTAISVIWNTILRPVFTALAAVALWLWNAVLMPVFGWIKTGFQLVGAAFSFYWNTVIKPVWNALGAGIRWVWASIVLPVFDALKAGLGLVGDTFSWVWNNVINPVWTALGNGIRWVADNVVHPVFEGLKRGVDLVAKGFEFATDLIGRVWDSIKEKTAAPIRFVIDTVYNKGIVAVWNKVAGWLGMDDKKLETMPLEFASGGVLPGYTPGRDVHKFINPATGQGLHLSGGEAIMRPEWTRAVGGAAAVDQMNRDAKYGRVRKHGREAAAFADGGVLAFANGGIVAAMTRIVQQKYPMLQMTSGYRNSNDLHGQGMAGDFSNGSGNTPAQLALANDIADTYPGSMELIYDSPGFNRTIKNGQVVGPFGQFYTWGQAGNHQHHVHWAMNTPPTMPFGGGVFEGGSDGSSAGGGSIIGSMVRSAMDAIMNPIMKAIPEGGGLIGGLGKGLGEKVYGTFKDWVLSKVPAGGGGQYGNIDLTGVAGDNLALGEAAAKQVGWTGAEWEALKTLWTGESGWNNNAQNPTSTAYGIAQFLDSTWAPYGPKTSDPAKQIEYGIRYIQDRYGTATGALSFWNAQSPHWYDDGGWLPSGGIGVNESGKPEPVFTNPQWTLIKSLVISTAELLDPIRLMARDGRDAISHLKKIADDTRRGVQHQIDTRMGAVSAAVWAALPGEVKDALTVAEAVGAQWEKVSGYLNEKAIAWSKGEWPIGSARTPVVEPGPGWQQFRLDDSLEEVARANVDLAEQVMAGKLSPGNDPVANALFDIFGRDPILPDLARIAAMGPNAIEAATDAALHAFETGETARLEEWTASNSQLTEAVLRARDAAIVTGQMVQGAVNGYLNWAMASDTQGRQGSWQEYFQHYGGEYGTAQGDWLLSQVGFGGIVGGKFKDSFANLLIATAESPLLSAPPILDDEGRVIGSQLPGSTPEAVGTVEAPQAVELAEPPTVTLPDEAIDLDTAPVEAGTKVSIEIPEGKTALSIDEFKEILVRIDERLDSVEIAIDGEADPAPLGLGVGGIA; this is translated from the coding sequence CGAGGCAACCACCGATGCTGAGGCCAAGTCGAAGGCATTGGCTGGGGCGCAGAAGAATCTCGCCTCGTCCCAGGAGGCGGTGACCAAGAACGCGCAGGAGCAGGCGCGTGAGGTGAAGGCGTCGGCACTGTCAGCCGAGCAGGCCGAGCAGGCGTCGAAGGATCTCGATACTGCGAACAAGGCGTTGGCCGCGTCGATGGTGGCGATCGTCGCCGGGGCCGCGGTGGTGGGTAAGGGACTGTACGATCTCGGGTCGCAGTTCGATGAAATGTTCGACACCATCCGTGTCGGTACCGGCGCGTCTGGTGACGCGTTCGCCGGGCTGCAGGAGTCGGCGTTGAAGGTCGCGCAAACGGTGCCCGCGATGGACGGTGGCCTGTCGCAGATCGGGTCGACGATGGCTGACCTAAATACCCGTCTGGGTGCGACGGGCGGGGATCTTGAGACGTTGACGGGCCAGTTCGTGCAGTTGACGAACATGGGCATCGACGCCGACATCAACTCAGTGTCGCAGGCACTGTCCGGGTTCGGGATTTCCGCCTCTGAGGCGCCGGCCGCGATGGACGAGTTGTTCCAGATTTCGCAGGCCACCGGTCTGTCGATCACTGAGCTCGCGGACTCGGCAGTCAAGGGTGGCCCGCAGTTGCGGCAGTTCGGGTTCGACATGGCCGACTCGGCAGCGTTGATCGGTTCGCTGGATAAGGCGGGCCTGGACGCGGACAAGACGATTGCCGGGATGTCTCGGGCGATGGTGGCGTTCGCCAAGGATGGCAGGGAGCCGAAGAAGGCGCTGTGGGAGACGGTCGTTGAGATCGAGAACTTCACCAATGCGGGCAATGATGTCGCGGCGCTGGATTTGGCGGGCAAGATGTTCGGCACTCGTGGAGCCGGCCAGTTCGTTGACGCGGTGAAGTCCGGGCAGTTGGCGGTCGACGACTTCGTGTCGGCTACGGGCGCGTCGTCGGACACCATCCTGGGTGTCGCGGAGGAGACGGCTGACTTTGCGGAGCAGTGGCAACTGTTCAAGCAGATGCTTGCTGTGGAGTTGGCGCCGGTGGCGCAGCGGGTCTTCGGGGCGATCTCGGAGGCGATGACCTGGTTCAAGGACAATGCGGTCCCTGCGCTGCGGGATATGGCCGACTGGGTGGGCCGCAACAAGGATGTGTTGTCGGCACTGGCGATCGTGGTCGGGTCGATGGCGGCAGGTTTGGTGATCGCCCGGACCGGGCTGATGGCGTTCACGGCCGCGCAACGCATCTGGAATGTGGTGACGTTGCTGTCGACGCAGGGCATGAAGGGCCTGAACATGGCGATGAAGGCCAACATGTTCGGACTGATTACCGGCGCGATCGTTGGTCTGGTTGCGGGCCTGACGTGGTTCTTCACGTCCACCGAGACGGGTAGGGCGATCTGGGAATCGTTCACCGGTGCCCTGTTGACCGGGTGGGAGTGGGTCAAGAACGCGTTCGCTACCGCGTGGGCGTTCATCAAGCCGGTCTTTGACGGTCTGTGGGGCGCGGCGCAGACTGTGGGAGCGTTCCTCGTCAACGGTTTCCTGCTCTACATTCGCACTCACTGGCTGATCGTGTCGACGGCGATCTCGGTCATCTGGAACACCATCCTCAGGCCCGTGTTCACTGCGCTCGCCGCGGTCGCATTGTGGCTGTGGAATGCCGTGTTGATGCCGGTGTTCGGCTGGATCAAGACCGGGTTCCAGCTCGTCGGTGCGGCGTTCTCGTTTTACTGGAACACCGTCATCAAGCCGGTGTGGAACGCGCTCGGTGCCGGTATCCGGTGGGTGTGGGCCAGCATTGTCCTGCCCGTGTTCGACGCGTTGAAGGCCGGCCTGGGGCTGGTCGGTGACACGTTTTCGTGGGTGTGGAACAACGTCATCAACCCGGTGTGGACTGCCTTGGGTAACGGCATCCGGTGGGTTGCCGACAATGTTGTGCATCCCGTATTTGAGGGTCTCAAGCGGGGTGTCGATCTTGTCGCGAAGGGGTTCGAGTTCGCCACGGATCTGATCGGTCGCGTGTGGGATTCGATCAAGGAGAAGACTGCGGCCCCGATCCGGTTCGTTATTGACACTGTCTACAACAAGGGCATTGTCGCGGTCTGGAACAAGGTCGCCGGCTGGCTGGGCATGGACGACAAGAAGCTCGAGACGATGCCGCTCGAGTTCGCGTCGGGTGGTGTCCTGCCCGGGTACACGCCGGGACGTGACGTGCATAAGTTTATCAACCCGGCAACGGGGCAGGGTCTCCACCTGTCGGGTGGTGAGGCGATCATGCGCCCGGAGTGGACCCGTGCGGTTGGTGGTGCTGCGGCGGTCGATCAGATGAACCGTGACGCCAAGTATGGGCGTGTCCGCAAGCATGGGCGTGAGGCTGCAGCCTTCGCTGACGGTGGCGTGTTGGCGTTCGCCAACGGCGGGATTGTCGCGGCGATGACCAGGATTGTGCAGCAGAAGTACCCGATGCTGCAGATGACGTCCGGTTACCGCAACTCCAATGACCTGCATGGTCAGGGGATGGCCGGCGACTTCTCGAATGGGTCCGGCAACACCCCTGCCCAGTTGGCGCTGGCGAACGATATTGCCGACACTTACCCGGGGTCAATGGAGTTGATCTATGACTCCCCCGGTTTCAATCGGACGATCAAGAACGGGCAGGTGGTCGGCCCGTTCGGGCAGTTCTACACCTGGGGCCAGGCCGGTAACCACCAGCATCACGTGCATTGGGCGATGAACACCCCGCCGACGATGCCGTTTGGTGGCGGCGTGTTCGAGGGCGGATCAGACGGTTCCAGCGCCGGGGGTGGTTCGATCATCGGCAGCATGGTGCGGTCGGCGATGGACGCGATCATGAACCCGATCATGAAGGCCATCCCCGAGGGTGGTGGCCTGATCGGCGGTCTCGGTAAGGGGCTGGGCGAGAAGGTGTACGGCACCTTCAAGGATTGGGTGCTGTCGAAGGTCCCTGCCGGTGGTGGCGGGCAGTACGGGAACATCGACCTCACCGGTGTGGCCGGCGACAATCTTGCGCTCGGCGAGGCTGCCGCGAAGCAGGTCGGCTGGACCGGAGCCGAGTGGGAGGCACTGAAGACGCTGTGGACGGGCGAGTCCGGGTGGAACAACAATGCCCAGAACCCGACCTCCACGGCCTACGGCATTGCCCAGTTCCTCGATTCGACGTGGGCCCCGTACGGGCCGAAGACGTCTGATCCGGCGAAGCAGATCGAGTACGGCATCCGCTACATCCAGGACCGGTACGGTACCGCGACCGGGGCGTTGTCGTTCTGGAATGCGCAGTCGCCGCACTGGTACGACGATGGCGGCTGGCTACCCTCTGGCGGTATCGGGGTCAACGAGTCCGGTAAGCCGGAGCCGGTGTTCACCAACCCGCAGTGGACACTCATCAAGTCGCTGGTCATCTCCACCGCGGAGTTGCTCGATCCGATCCGGTTGATGGCCCGTGATGGTCGGGACGCGATCAGTCATCTGAAGAAGATCGCCGACGACACCCGTCGCGGGGTGCAGCACCAGATCGATACCCGGATGGGTGCTGTGTCCGCTGCGGTGTGGGCTGCACTACCCGGCGAGGTGAAGGATGCTCTCACTGTCGCCGAAGCTGTCGGCGCGCAGTGGGAGAAGGTGTCCGGCTACCTGAACGAGAAGGCGATCGCCTGGTCGAAGGGTGAGTGGCCGATCGGGTCGGCCCGTACCCCGGTGGTCGAGCCTGGCCCGGGCTGGCAGCAGTTCCGTCTCGATGATTCGCTCGAGGAAGTTGCGCGCGCAAACGTCGATCTCGCAGAGCAGGTTATGGCCGGGAAACTTTCGCCCGGCAACGATCCGGTCGCCAATGCCTTGTTCGACATTTTCGGTCGGGATCCGATCCTGCCGGATCTGGCGCGTATTGCTGCGATGGGCCCGAATGCGATCGAAGCCGCAACCGATGCGGCGTTGCACGCGTTCGAGACCGGGGAAACTGCCCGACTCGAGGAGTGGACTGCATCAAACTCGCAGTTGACCGAGGCGGTGTTGCGGGCCCGGGATGCGGCGATCGTCACCGGGCAGATGGTTCAGGGTGCGGTGAACGGCTACCTGAACTGGGCGATGGCGTCGGACACGCAGGGCCGGCAGGGGTCGTGGCAGGAGTATTTCCAGCACTACGGCGGCGAGTACGGCACCGCGCAGGGTGACTGGCTGCTGTCGCAGGTCGGGTTCGGCGGGATTGTGGGCGGCAAGTTCAAGGATTCGTTCGCGAACCTGCTGATCGCGACCGCGGAGTCGCCCCTGTTGTCGGCTCCTCCGATCCTGGACGACGAGGGCCGTGTGATCGGGTCTCAGTTGCCGGGCAGTACCCCGGAGGCAGTGGGGACAGTGGAGGCGCCGCAGGCTGTCGAGCTCGCGGAACCGCCGACGGTCACCCTGCCGGACGAGGCCATCGACCTCGATACCGCCCCGGTCGAGGCGGGCACGAAGGTGTCTATCGAGATCCCCGAAGGTAAGACTGCCCTGTCCATCGACGAGTTCAAGGAGATCCTTGTGCGCATTGATGAGCGGCTCGACAGCGTGGAGATTGCGATTGATGGGGAAGCTGATCCGGCGCCGCTCGGTCTCGGTGTGGGGGGTATCGCATGA
- a CDS encoding alpha/beta hydrolase — MALTALILDGAGSAGRTSGVVDPCVERLRWKTGCTAKWVPWAASLMGVGGSLSWPEASRRAVNSIAAQVRATDNDIILIGYSAGCRPVREFLEKHPEFHNRIAAVALMADAWQPASRQQYGVPNPSGHGIMGSDFGPLRDRTYWVAAPGDPIPRCARDSLLRYLPAVADAVPGQMLATFVDKAHRGRLQLIPFLGLPIHEWLFGLGPRIERSIREAEGYLTTGRHTRGYTEPFDSGDGDRRPLAHRLADSVAWKVRNQ; from the coding sequence ATGGCACTGACTGCTCTCATTCTCGACGGGGCCGGATCGGCAGGCCGCACCTCGGGCGTGGTGGACCCGTGCGTTGAAAGACTTCGATGGAAGACGGGATGCACCGCTAAGTGGGTGCCCTGGGCCGCGTCGTTGATGGGGGTCGGCGGCAGTCTGTCGTGGCCCGAAGCATCTAGGCGGGCCGTCAACAGTATCGCCGCGCAAGTGCGCGCCACCGACAACGACATCATCCTCATCGGGTATTCGGCTGGATGTCGCCCGGTGCGTGAGTTCCTGGAGAAGCATCCCGAGTTCCACAACAGGATCGCAGCAGTAGCGCTCATGGCGGATGCGTGGCAGCCCGCTAGTCGCCAGCAGTACGGGGTACCGAACCCGTCCGGCCACGGCATCATGGGCTCCGATTTCGGGCCACTGCGAGACCGCACCTACTGGGTGGCAGCACCTGGCGACCCAATCCCCCGCTGCGCCCGCGACTCCCTCCTGCGCTATCTGCCGGCGGTGGCGGATGCGGTTCCCGGTCAGATGCTCGCCACTTTCGTGGACAAGGCCCACCGCGGACGCTTACAACTGATCCCGTTCCTGGGGCTACCGATCCACGAATGGCTGTTCGGTCTTGGTCCGCGTATCGAACGCTCTATCCGTGAAGCCGAGGGCTACTTGACGACCGGCAGGCACACCCGCGGTTACACCGAACCGTTCGACAGTGGCGACGGCGACCGTCGCCCCCTCGCGCACCGACTCGCGGATTCGGTGGCGTGGAAAGTGCGCAACCAGTGA
- a CDS encoding M23 family metallopeptidase, with the protein MPTMPVDNGFYVTSGFGPRWGTFHYGTDFGRGGGSGGHPVYAVKDGTVTASGPASGFGQWVNVDHPASNGGGLTVYGHVIPEVRVGQSVTEGQRIARINPDSRTNGGVAPHLHLEWHRYVWSPPGPDRLDPMAMLAGARWPGTPPKKEPRMAQPSTTYTQLTTVDRGWRDPNTVPLIAIHTYECPRESGERALRNRAQYQQTSGTGSYTVLVSADGKSLRANDDNYTPCASLHTGDRLGFHLSFLAYARDSRETWLAYDTQLREAARICAEWCRLYGHQPRHLSIAEMRARKAKGFCTHADISDAFGESDHRDPGKGFPMDVFLRYVTEALNPAPSPAPPTKEDELNTDQHRMLQEIWDQLRGPGGKGWPQLGKTEKGENLTLVDAIAEIRADLDKLMEK; encoded by the coding sequence ATGCCAACCATGCCCGTAGATAACGGGTTCTACGTCACCTCCGGCTTCGGCCCCAGGTGGGGAACATTCCACTACGGCACCGACTTCGGCCGCGGCGGCGGCTCTGGAGGCCATCCCGTCTACGCGGTCAAGGACGGCACCGTAACCGCATCCGGGCCCGCGTCCGGGTTCGGGCAGTGGGTCAATGTCGATCATCCCGCATCCAACGGCGGTGGGCTCACCGTGTACGGGCACGTCATCCCCGAGGTGCGTGTCGGCCAGTCCGTGACCGAGGGGCAGCGTATCGCCCGCATCAACCCAGACTCCCGCACAAACGGCGGAGTCGCACCGCATCTACACCTCGAGTGGCACCGCTATGTGTGGTCCCCGCCCGGCCCGGACCGCCTCGACCCGATGGCGATGCTCGCCGGCGCCCGATGGCCGGGCACCCCACCAAAGAAGGAGCCGCGCATGGCGCAACCATCAACCACCTACACACAACTCACAACCGTTGACCGCGGCTGGCGAGACCCCAACACCGTCCCGCTCATCGCCATACACACCTACGAATGTCCCCGCGAATCCGGCGAGCGGGCACTCCGGAACAGGGCGCAATACCAGCAGACGAGCGGCACCGGCTCTTACACCGTGCTCGTGTCCGCAGACGGCAAAAGCCTTCGCGCCAACGATGACAACTACACCCCATGCGCGAGCCTCCACACGGGGGACAGGCTCGGGTTCCACCTCTCGTTTCTGGCCTATGCCCGAGACAGCAGAGAGACGTGGCTGGCCTACGACACCCAGTTGCGTGAGGCTGCCCGCATTTGTGCCGAGTGGTGCCGCCTGTACGGACATCAGCCACGACACCTATCGATCGCGGAGATGCGGGCGCGTAAAGCGAAGGGGTTCTGCACCCACGCCGACATTTCGGACGCGTTCGGAGAATCCGATCACCGGGATCCCGGCAAGGGGTTTCCGATGGATGTGTTCCTCCGTTACGTGACCGAAGCGCTAAACCCGGCACCATCCCCGGCGCCACCAACCAAGGAGGACGAGTTGAACACCGACCAGCACAGGATGCTCCAGGAGATATGGGACCAGTTGCGCGGCCCGGGCGGTAAGGGCTGGCCGCAGCTCGGAAAAACCGAGAAGGGCGAGAACCTGACCCTGGTCGACGCCATCGCGGAGATCCGCGCCGACCTCGACAAACTGATGGAGAAGTGA